The following are encoded in a window of Prevotella melaninogenica genomic DNA:
- a CDS encoding glycoside hydrolase family 57 protein, producing MKTICLYFEIHQVIHLKRYRFFDIGTDHYYYDDFENERSVSEIAERSYMPALDTLLQMIKDNGKAFKVAFSLSGVGIEQLEMHAPQVLDKLQELNNTGCVEFLAEPYSHGLASLANEESFKSEVKRQAQKIKEYFGQTPKILRNSSLIYSDDIGLIASQMGFKGMLTEGAKHVLGWKSPHYVYNCALAPNLKLLLRDVKLSDDISLRFNNSDWDGYPLFADTYMAQIAALPDEEQVIGIFMNLSALGIEQPLSSNILEFFKALPVCAKQQGITFSTPTEICMKLKSVDNLYVPDTLSWMDEERDVSTWLGNPMQREAFNKLYSIADRVRIANDPRINQDWDYLQASDNFRFMSTKPSRVGMDRGIYDSPFDAFTNYMNILGDFLNRVNTLYPADIDNEELNSLLTTIRNQGDEIEMRTNDISNLQAKVDKLEVEGDKLRAQLETKSSAKKATTSKTAAKKPVKKASAKKAVKAVAEEVKAK from the coding sequence ATGAAAACAATCTGTTTATATTTCGAGATACACCAGGTCATTCACCTGAAACGTTACCGCTTCTTTGATATTGGTACCGACCATTATTATTATGACGATTTCGAGAATGAACGATCAGTGTCAGAAATCGCTGAGAGAAGCTATATGCCAGCATTGGATACGCTGTTACAGATGATTAAAGACAATGGGAAAGCATTTAAGGTAGCCTTTTCACTTTCGGGCGTAGGTATTGAGCAACTTGAAATGCATGCTCCACAGGTGCTTGACAAACTGCAAGAACTGAATAATACAGGATGTGTAGAATTTCTTGCAGAACCTTACTCTCATGGTTTGGCATCATTAGCTAATGAGGAAAGCTTTAAGTCTGAAGTAAAGCGTCAGGCTCAGAAGATTAAGGAATACTTTGGTCAGACACCAAAGATATTACGTAACTCATCACTTATTTATAGTGACGATATTGGTTTGATAGCTTCTCAGATGGGCTTTAAGGGAATGTTGACAGAGGGTGCAAAGCATGTCTTGGGTTGGAAGAGTCCACATTATGTATACAACTGTGCTCTTGCTCCTAACTTAAAACTTCTGTTGCGTGATGTGAAGTTGAGTGATGATATCTCATTGCGTTTCAATAATTCAGATTGGGATGGCTATCCATTGTTTGCTGATACATATATGGCACAGATTGCAGCACTCCCAGATGAAGAGCAGGTAATCGGTATTTTTATGAACCTTTCAGCACTTGGTATAGAACAGCCATTGTCAAGTAATATTCTTGAGTTCTTCAAGGCGTTACCAGTTTGTGCTAAGCAGCAGGGTATTACCTTCTCTACTCCAACAGAAATTTGCATGAAATTGAAGAGTGTTGACAATCTCTATGTGCCAGATACCTTGAGTTGGATGGATGAAGAACGTGATGTCAGCACATGGTTGGGTAATCCAATGCAGCGTGAAGCTTTTAACAAGTTGTATAGTATTGCTGATCGTGTACGTATTGCTAACGACCCACGTATCAATCAAGACTGGGACTATTTGCAGGCAAGTGACAACTTCCGCTTTATGTCAACCAAACCTTCACGTGTTGGAATGGATCGTGGTATCTATGATAGTCCATTTGATGCCTTCACCAATTATATGAATATTCTTGGCGACTTCTTGAATCGTGTCAATACGCTTTATCCTGCTGATATTGATAATGAGGAGTTGAATAGCTTGCTTACCACTATCCGCAACCAGGGCGATGAAATTGAAATGAGAACTAATGATATTAGTAATCTTCAAGCAAAGGTTGACAAATTGGAAGTTGAAGGTGATAAACTCCGTGCGCAGTTAGAGACGAAATCGTCAGCGAAGAAGGCTACTACATCAAAAACTGCAGCAAAGAAACCTGTCAAGAAGGCTTCTGCTAAAAAAGCTGTAAAGGCTGTTGCTGAAGAAGTGAAAGCTAAGTAA
- a CDS encoding UpxY family transcription antiterminator — translation MTTAASYIDGVIDDGTPWYAVRLFTLKLEEVRTYFTSHGLECFVPEQYVDVEGHDRKPHSVLRPVVRNLIFVKKPGEDISFQKIVQEANYKISVVKKAKDSQEYALIPHDQMYEFRLMCNPEITMRKFLSSDEAQMKAGDEVLVKFGPLKGMTGRLVRSSKKYYLLKEIPGIGVMLKVSRWCCVPMEEK, via the coding sequence ATGACAACAGCAGCAAGCTATATAGACGGAGTCATTGATGATGGAACGCCTTGGTATGCAGTGAGGCTATTCACACTGAAGCTTGAAGAGGTGAGAACCTACTTTACAAGTCATGGTTTGGAATGTTTCGTTCCAGAACAATATGTCGATGTAGAAGGACATGATAGAAAACCTCATTCTGTTCTTCGTCCTGTTGTTCGTAATCTTATCTTTGTTAAGAAACCTGGAGAAGACATTTCATTTCAGAAAATTGTACAAGAAGCCAACTATAAGATTAGCGTTGTAAAGAAAGCTAAGGATTCACAAGAGTATGCTCTTATCCCCCACGACCAGATGTATGAATTCCGTTTGATGTGTAATCCAGAGATAACGATGCGTAAGTTCCTATCTTCAGACGAGGCACAAATGAAAGCTGGGGACGAGGTTCTTGTTAAGTTTGGACCATTAAAAGGGATGACAGGTCGACTGGTGCGCTCAAGTAAGAAATATTATCTCCTAAAAGAAATACCAGGCATAGGCGTGATGCTTAAAGTCTCCCGCTGGTGCTGCGTTCCAATGGAGGAGAAATAA